One genomic region from Microcella humidisoli encodes:
- the qcrA gene encoding cytochrome bc1 complex Rieske iron-sulfur subunit has protein sequence MGNAVAQQADHAAPAPAVAVVRTDRIPNPGFPPERLRVTDLDPKKEKQAERTISALFFLSIVGSVLAVAAYILFPIDELDPGSIRLNNMFLGIGITLGLLGVGIGAVHWSKALMHGHELVEQRHPTRGSDESRERAVEIFSEANAESGFTRRTLVRNSLIGAVVATPIPAIALFRDLAPAEDPVALLKHTMWEAGTRLARDPSGTPIKASEVTIGSAFHVIPEGLAELESHRLEEKAKAAVLLMRLPVDELNEDPAKADWSYDGIVAYSKICTHVGCPVALYEQQTHHLLCPCHQSQFDVANHCEVIFGPAARPLPQLPITVDEEGYLVAQSDFTEPVGPSFWERAL, from the coding sequence GTGGGCAACGCTGTCGCCCAGCAGGCGGATCACGCGGCGCCCGCGCCCGCCGTCGCGGTGGTGCGCACCGACCGCATCCCGAACCCCGGATTCCCGCCCGAGCGGCTGCGCGTCACCGATCTCGACCCGAAGAAGGAGAAGCAGGCCGAGCGCACGATCAGCGCGCTGTTCTTCCTCTCGATCGTCGGCAGCGTGCTCGCCGTCGCGGCGTACATCCTGTTCCCGATCGACGAACTCGACCCGGGCAGCATCCGCCTGAACAACATGTTCCTCGGCATCGGCATCACGCTCGGTCTGCTCGGCGTCGGCATCGGTGCGGTGCACTGGTCGAAGGCGCTCATGCACGGCCACGAGCTCGTCGAGCAGCGGCACCCCACTCGCGGCAGCGACGAGTCGCGCGAGCGCGCCGTCGAGATCTTCAGCGAGGCGAACGCCGAGTCGGGCTTCACGCGGCGCACGCTCGTGCGCAACTCGCTCATCGGCGCGGTCGTGGCCACGCCCATCCCGGCAATCGCGCTCTTCCGTGACCTCGCTCCGGCCGAAGACCCGGTGGCACTGCTCAAGCACACGATGTGGGAGGCCGGCACGCGCCTCGCGCGCGACCCTTCGGGCACGCCCATCAAGGCCTCCGAGGTGACCATCGGGTCGGCGTTCCACGTCATTCCCGAGGGCCTCGCCGAGCTCGAGTCGCACCGCCTCGAGGAGAAGGCCAAGGCGGCCGTGCTCCTCATGCGCCTCCCCGTCGACGAGCTCAATGAAGACCCGGCGAAGGCCGACTGGTCGTACGACGGCATCGTCGCCTACTCCAAGATCTGTACGCACGTCGGATGCCCCGTCGCGCTGTACGAGCAGCAGACGCACCACCTGCTGTGCCCCTGCCACCAGTCCCAGTTCGACGTCGCGAACCACTGCGAGGTCATCTTCGGACCGGCGGCCCGTCCCCTTCCCCAGCTCCCGATCACTGTGGATGAAGAGGGTTACCTCGTCGCGCAGAGCGACTTCACCGAACCTGTGGGTCCGAGCTTCTGGGAGCGTGCACTGTGA
- the qcrC gene encoding cytochrome bc1 complex diheme cytochrome c subunit gives MAPTAPASARRAGRRHPLATTALLVVGLLATGGAYALATATATAETTAASAQLIDEGGKLFAANCASCHGLNAEGTAAGPTLIGAGALAVDFQVGTGRMPMAASGPQAEVKPVQFTQEQIDAMAAWVADLAPGPAVPADRYIAGDGDAANGAELFRINCAMCHNVAGAGGALTEGKWAPGLAGVDPVHIYGAMVTGPQNMPVFSDLNLTPEEKNDIITYLLYVQENPSVGGWDLGSLGPVSEGLFIWIFGLGALVGVTIWLTAKSN, from the coding sequence ATGGCACCCACCGCTCCTGCATCCGCCCGTCGCGCCGGCCGTCGCCACCCGCTCGCGACCACTGCGCTGCTCGTCGTCGGCCTCCTGGCCACCGGCGGCGCCTACGCGCTCGCGACGGCCACGGCCACGGCCGAGACGACCGCCGCCAGCGCGCAGCTCATCGACGAGGGCGGCAAGCTCTTCGCCGCGAACTGCGCCAGCTGTCACGGCCTCAACGCTGAAGGCACCGCTGCCGGCCCGACCCTGATCGGCGCGGGCGCGCTCGCCGTCGACTTCCAGGTCGGCACGGGCCGTATGCCCATGGCCGCCTCGGGCCCGCAGGCCGAGGTGAAGCCGGTGCAGTTCACGCAAGAGCAGATCGACGCCATGGCCGCGTGGGTCGCCGACCTGGCTCCCGGACCGGCTGTTCCGGCGGACCGCTACATCGCGGGCGACGGCGACGCCGCCAACGGAGCCGAGCTGTTCCGCATCAACTGCGCGATGTGCCACAACGTCGCCGGCGCCGGCGGCGCGCTCACGGAAGGCAAGTGGGCTCCCGGCCTCGCGGGCGTCGACCCCGTGCACATCTACGGCGCGATGGTCACCGGGCCCCAGAACATGCCCGTGTTCAGCGACCTGAACCTCACCCCCGAAGAGAAGAACGACATCATCACCTACCTGCTCTACGTGCAGGAGAACCCTTCTGTCGGCGGCTGGGACCTCGGTTCGCTCGGCCCCGTCTCCGAGGGCCTCTTCATCTGGATCTTCGGCCTCGGCGCTCTCGTCGGTGTGACCATCTGGCTCACCGCGAAGTCGAACTAG
- the ctaE gene encoding aa3-type cytochrome oxidase subunit III, translating to MTSTSLSSSLSAPTINRPNVVAVGTIVWLGSEVMFFAGLFAIYFTLRSTSPQLWEQGTELFNIPLATVNTIILVLSSVTCQFGVFAAERLQARRTGWSPVKWGMIEWFFLTYAMGAVFVIGQIYEYAILVSEYVTLDSDAFGSAFYLTTGFHGLHVTGGLIAFLLVIGRAYAVKTFTHRDATSAIVVSYYWHFVDVVWIGLFLVIYVLQ from the coding sequence GTGACCAGTACCTCGCTTTCGAGCTCGCTCAGCGCGCCCACGATCAACCGACCGAACGTCGTCGCCGTGGGCACGATCGTCTGGCTGGGAAGCGAGGTGATGTTCTTCGCTGGCCTGTTCGCCATCTACTTCACCCTGCGGTCCACGTCTCCGCAGCTCTGGGAGCAGGGCACCGAGCTCTTCAACATCCCGCTCGCGACCGTGAACACGATCATCCTCGTGCTCTCGAGCGTCACGTGCCAGTTCGGCGTCTTCGCCGCCGAGCGCCTGCAGGCGCGACGGACCGGCTGGAGTCCCGTCAAGTGGGGCATGATCGAGTGGTTCTTCCTCACCTACGCGATGGGCGCTGTCTTCGTCATCGGCCAGATCTACGAGTACGCCATCCTCGTGAGCGAGTACGTCACCCTCGACTCCGACGCCTTCGGCTCGGCCTTCTACCTCACGACCGGCTTCCACGGCCTGCACGTGACGGGCGGTCTCATCGCCTTCCTCCTGGTGATCGGCCGCGCATATGCCGTGAAGACCTTCACGCATCGCGATGCCACGAGCGCCATCGTGGTCTCCTATTACTGGCACTTCGTTGACGTGGTCTGGATCGGCCTCTTCCTCGTCATCTACGTCCTTCAATAA
- the trpD gene encoding anthranilate phosphoribosyltransferase codes for MSTLPTWPRILTRMLDGDDLSIAEASWAMEQVVSGEATEAQLGGFLVALRAKGETVDEIVGFRDAALRHARSLEIDSMVLDIVGTGGDPYGAVVNVSSIASIVVAAAGVPVAKHGNRGASSASGASDVLGVLGVNIELEPERVAEVFGEVGLTYLNAAVFHPGFRHAGPPRRQLGISTVFNILGPLCNPARPEASAVGVASLDRVPLMVGVFRTRGATALVYRGDDGIDKITTTGHSHIWEVSRGFVTEHDLDPRELGIPTASIDDILGSTPEHNAGLARAVLAGDAGPVRDIVLLNAAAGLVSFRLAQDPEQLRRPLLERLAEQLEVAAAAIDSGAAAAKLEAWAAATQR; via the coding sequence ATGTCGACGCTCCCCACGTGGCCCCGCATCCTCACCCGCATGCTCGATGGCGACGATCTGTCGATCGCCGAGGCCTCGTGGGCCATGGAGCAGGTGGTCTCGGGTGAGGCGACCGAGGCCCAGCTGGGCGGCTTCCTGGTGGCACTGCGGGCCAAGGGCGAGACGGTTGACGAGATCGTGGGCTTCCGGGATGCTGCGCTTCGGCACGCTCGATCGCTCGAGATCGACTCCATGGTGCTCGACATTGTCGGAACCGGGGGAGATCCCTACGGCGCCGTGGTGAACGTGTCGTCCATCGCATCCATCGTCGTCGCTGCGGCGGGCGTGCCGGTCGCCAAGCACGGCAACCGGGGCGCGAGCTCGGCCTCGGGCGCGTCGGATGTGCTCGGCGTACTCGGCGTGAACATCGAGCTCGAGCCCGAGCGCGTGGCCGAGGTGTTCGGCGAGGTCGGTCTGACCTACCTCAACGCGGCGGTCTTCCACCCGGGGTTCCGCCACGCGGGCCCGCCCCGGCGCCAGCTCGGAATCTCGACCGTCTTCAACATCCTCGGACCGCTGTGCAACCCCGCGCGGCCCGAGGCTTCGGCGGTCGGCGTCGCGAGCCTCGACCGCGTGCCGCTCATGGTGGGCGTGTTCCGCACGCGCGGGGCGACGGCGCTCGTCTACCGCGGCGACGACGGCATCGACAAGATCACGACGACGGGCCACAGCCACATCTGGGAGGTGTCGCGCGGATTCGTGACCGAGCACGACCTCGACCCGCGGGAGCTGGGTATTCCGACGGCGTCGATCGATGACATCCTCGGCTCGACGCCCGAGCACAACGCGGGCCTCGCGCGCGCGGTGCTCGCGGGTGACGCCGGGCCGGTGCGCGACATCGTGCTGCTCAACGCCGCGGCGGGGCTCGTGTCGTTCCGGCTCGCGCAGGACCCGGAGCAGCTGCGCCGACCCCTACTCGAGCGCCTCGCCGAGCAGCTCGAGGTCGCCGCGGCCGCGATCGACTCTGGAGCCGCCGCGGCCAAGCTCGAGGCCTGGGCCGCGGCCACGCAGCGCTAG
- a CDS encoding Lrp/AsnC family transcriptional regulator — MPDSPAAQNARPASLDAIDLAMLAELERNGRLTNAALAARVGIAESTCTQRLRSLRERGIIRRFRADIDPAALGLTLQALITVRLGTHGREQIRGFEQRVRTLPSVLTAFHVAGADDYLLHVAVESAAALRELVLEHLTTHPHVRHVETQLVFEVLEGAGMVPSGARSSSD, encoded by the coding sequence ATGCCCGACTCACCTGCGGCGCAGAACGCGCGCCCCGCATCCCTCGATGCGATCGACCTCGCGATGCTCGCCGAGCTCGAACGCAACGGGCGCCTCACCAATGCCGCACTCGCGGCCCGCGTCGGCATCGCCGAGTCGACGTGCACGCAGCGGCTGCGCTCGCTGCGCGAGCGCGGGATCATCCGTCGGTTCCGCGCCGACATCGACCCGGCCGCGCTCGGCCTCACGCTGCAGGCGCTCATCACCGTGCGCCTCGGCACCCACGGGCGCGAGCAGATCCGCGGCTTCGAGCAGCGGGTGCGCACGCTGCCGAGCGTGCTCACGGCCTTCCACGTCGCGGGAGCCGACGACTACCTGCTGCACGTCGCCGTCGAGTCGGCCGCGGCGCTGCGCGAGCTCGTGCTCGAGCACCTCACGACGCACCCGCACGTGCGGCACGTCGAGACGCAGCTCGTGTTCGAAGTGCTCGAGGGCGCCGGCATGGTGCCGAGTGGGGCGCGTTCCTCCTCCGACTAG
- a CDS encoding trans-sulfuration enzyme family protein — protein sequence MTSTDASSLHDAFETIAVRAGRDDLTALGVHALPIDLSTTNPLPDIDAGGASYEAIATGGHPTEGGNVYARLWNPTVARFEEALATLEGAAESVAFASGMAAFSATLLAAMNRGRGRHVVAVRPLYGGTDHLLSSGLLGAETTFCAPDEVGDAVRADTCLVVMETPCNPTLELVDIAAVVAAAGDVPVMVDSTFATPMLQNPLAHGAALVLHSATKYLGGHGDAMGGVVATSAEWATAIRPVRAITGGLLHPLGAYLLHRGLPTLALRVRAQQATAGELALLLTQHPAVARVHYPGLPGSDPRGLLGTQLRGPGAMLALDLIGGYAAAQALTGLLRLFTHAVSLGGVDSLVQHPASLTHRPVAPDARPGAGIVRLSIGLESGADLWRDLEAALDAVLDGTEIQRPLAQASAT from the coding sequence ATGACGAGCACTGACGCTTCGAGTCTGCACGACGCCTTCGAGACCATCGCGGTGCGTGCGGGGCGCGACGACCTGACCGCGCTGGGCGTGCACGCGCTGCCGATCGACCTGTCGACGACGAACCCGCTGCCCGACATCGACGCCGGGGGAGCCTCGTACGAGGCGATCGCGACGGGCGGGCATCCGACCGAGGGCGGCAACGTCTACGCGCGGCTCTGGAACCCGACGGTCGCACGCTTCGAGGAGGCGCTCGCGACCCTCGAGGGGGCAGCCGAGTCCGTGGCATTCGCCTCGGGGATGGCGGCCTTCTCGGCGACGCTGCTCGCCGCGATGAACCGCGGCCGGGGCCGGCACGTGGTGGCCGTGCGGCCGCTCTACGGCGGCACCGACCACCTGCTCTCCTCGGGGCTGCTCGGTGCCGAGACGACGTTCTGCGCCCCCGACGAGGTCGGCGACGCCGTACGCGCCGACACCTGCCTCGTCGTCATGGAGACGCCGTGCAACCCCACGCTCGAGCTCGTCGACATCGCGGCGGTCGTGGCGGCAGCGGGCGACGTGCCCGTGATGGTCGACAGCACGTTCGCCACGCCCATGCTGCAGAACCCGCTCGCACACGGTGCGGCCTTGGTGCTGCACAGCGCCACGAAGTACCTCGGCGGCCACGGCGACGCCATGGGGGGAGTGGTCGCGACGAGCGCCGAGTGGGCGACGGCGATCCGGCCCGTGCGTGCGATCACGGGCGGGCTGCTGCACCCGCTCGGCGCCTACCTGCTGCACCGCGGCCTGCCGACGCTCGCGCTGCGGGTGCGGGCCCAGCAGGCGACGGCGGGGGAGCTGGCACTGCTGCTGACCCAGCACCCCGCCGTCGCGCGCGTGCACTACCCGGGCCTGCCCGGATCCGACCCGCGAGGGCTGCTCGGCACGCAGCTGCGCGGACCCGGGGCGATGCTGGCCCTCGATCTGATCGGGGGATACGCGGCCGCGCAGGCGCTCACCGGATTGCTGCGACTCTTCACCCACGCGGTGTCGCTCGGGGGCGTCGACTCGCTGGTGCAGCATCCGGCATCGCTCACGCACCGCCCGGTGGCGCCGGATGCCCGCCCCGGGGCTGGCATCGTGCGCCTCTCAATCGGTCTCGAGTCGGGGGCCGACCTGTGGCGCGACCTCGAGGCCGCGCTCGACGCGGTTCTCGACGGCACCGAGATCCAGCGACCGCTGGCTCAGGCCTCGGCGACGTAG
- a CDS encoding YchJ family protein → MTTRCPCLSGLPYTECCEPVHRGESVAPTAEALMRSRFSAFAVGDADYLLASWHPSTRPATLELDPELRWYRLDILDRAAGGPLDTRGEVAFEAFWRSAEARGSQRERSSFVREGGRWYYVAEA, encoded by the coding sequence GTGACGACCCGCTGCCCCTGCCTGAGCGGGCTCCCCTACACCGAGTGCTGCGAACCGGTGCACCGCGGCGAGAGCGTCGCACCGACGGCCGAGGCGCTCATGCGCTCGCGCTTCAGCGCCTTCGCGGTCGGCGACGCCGACTACCTGCTGGCGTCGTGGCACCCCTCGACCCGGCCCGCGACGCTCGAGCTCGACCCCGAACTGCGGTGGTACCGCCTCGACATCCTCGACCGCGCCGCCGGCGGACCGCTCGACACGCGCGGCGAGGTCGCGTTCGAGGCGTTCTGGCGCTCCGCCGAGGCTCGCGGCTCGCAGCGCGAGCGCAGCAGCTTCGTGCGCGAGGGCGGGCGCTGGTACTACGTCGCCGAGGCCTGA
- a CDS encoding DUF2200 domain-containing protein: MATAPATLERVARMSFGQVYPLYVTKLERKGRTKAELDEVITWLTGFDAEAIARHVADQTTFAEFFERSTLHANASLITGVICGVRVEEIEEPLMQQVRYLDKLVDELAKGRAMEKVLRG, encoded by the coding sequence ATGGCGACGGCACCGGCAACCCTCGAGCGCGTCGCGCGCATGTCGTTCGGCCAGGTGTACCCGCTGTACGTCACCAAGCTCGAGCGCAAGGGGCGCACCAAGGCCGAACTCGATGAGGTCATCACCTGGCTGACCGGATTCGACGCCGAGGCGATCGCCCGGCACGTCGCCGATCAGACGACCTTCGCCGAGTTCTTCGAGCGCTCGACCCTCCACGCGAACGCCTCGCTCATCACGGGCGTCATCTGCGGCGTGCGGGTCGAAGAGATCGAGGAACCGTTGATGCAGCAGGTGCGCTACCTCGACAAGCTCGTCGACGAGCTCGCCAAAGGTCGGGCGATGGAGAAGGTGCTGCGGGGCTGA
- a CDS encoding bleomycin resistance protein, translating to MADHAVPTLPSRDLDATAAFYKKLGFVEQYRDAGWLIMSRGDLTLEFFPHPDLDPSTSDHQANLRVDDLDALHAAFAESGVPLATIGIPRLTPIETQQWGARAAFLIDLDGTMLRLIEN from the coding sequence ATGGCCGATCACGCGGTTCCGACGCTGCCCTCCCGCGACCTCGACGCGACCGCTGCGTTCTACAAGAAGCTCGGGTTCGTCGAGCAGTACCGCGACGCGGGTTGGCTCATCATGAGCCGAGGCGACCTCACGCTCGAGTTCTTTCCGCACCCCGACCTCGATCCGTCGACGAGCGACCACCAGGCGAACCTGCGCGTCGACGACCTGGATGCCCTGCACGCGGCGTTCGCCGAATCAGGCGTCCCGCTCGCGACCATCGGTATCCCGCGATTGACGCCCATCGAGACGCAGCAGTGGGGGGCCCGCGCGGCCTTCCTCATCGACCTCGACGGCACGATGCTGCGCCTCATCGAGAACTGA
- a CDS encoding YciI family protein produces MISVIDSETGSGSGDEMAAIDAFNERLQNAGQLIMAEGLASPRASTVIDNRGGAGLVTPGPLHDTEQYVSGFWIIEAADRDAALALAAEGSRACNRVVELRPFFGGEASAF; encoded by the coding sequence ATGATCAGCGTGATTGATAGTGAAACCGGCTCGGGATCGGGCGACGAGATGGCGGCGATCGACGCGTTCAACGAGCGGCTACAGAACGCCGGCCAGCTGATCATGGCGGAGGGCCTGGCGTCGCCCCGGGCATCCACCGTCATCGACAACCGCGGGGGAGCGGGGCTCGTCACACCGGGCCCGCTGCACGACACCGAGCAATACGTCTCGGGGTTCTGGATCATCGAGGCGGCCGATCGGGATGCTGCGCTCGCGCTCGCTGCCGAGGGCTCGCGCGCCTGCAACCGCGTCGTCGAGCTCCGGCCGTTCTTCGGGGGAGAGGCCTCAGCGTTCTGA
- a CDS encoding DUF2087 domain-containing protein: MTDEKNAWRGVIAALANPESRRVLGLLLSEQDASAHLASLPLKRRERVLRVLADAGLLDPSSDRPRLRPERFAELLDAAPVARPTGIDRFIVDGRLDHYPARSDDRAAVLQYLVHRAMPDATELVDERTLTERLAALSDDPVTMRRYLVDAGLLVREPDGSAYRHAAPSER; encoded by the coding sequence ATGACGGACGAGAAGAACGCATGGCGGGGCGTCATCGCCGCGCTCGCCAACCCCGAGAGTCGACGTGTGCTCGGGCTGCTGCTCTCGGAGCAGGATGCCTCAGCCCACCTGGCGTCGCTCCCCCTGAAGCGACGTGAGCGCGTGCTCCGGGTGCTGGCGGATGCCGGGCTGCTCGATCCGAGCAGCGACCGCCCTCGCCTGCGCCCCGAGCGCTTCGCCGAGCTGCTCGACGCGGCTCCCGTCGCGCGCCCGACGGGCATCGACCGCTTCATCGTCGACGGTCGCCTCGACCACTACCCCGCGCGCTCCGACGACCGCGCGGCCGTGCTGCAGTACCTGGTCCACCGCGCGATGCCCGATGCGACCGAGCTCGTCGACGAGCGCACGCTCACCGAACGACTCGCGGCCCTGTCCGACGACCCCGTCACGATGCGCCGCTACCTCGTCGACGCGGGCCTGCTCGTGCGCGAGCCCGACGGTTCCGCGTATCGCCACGCGGCGCCGTCAGAACGCTGA
- a CDS encoding nuclear transport factor 2 family protein yields MPTLDAHGRSIDEAETLLLNAMRVSDLEALDALIADELTFTLPDGTTIGKQDDLESHRTRATRFERLIELSRSSSEHDDGGTTETAVDAVIRWNGDRIEAALTYTRSWRIIDGRWQVVSGSARAS; encoded by the coding sequence ATGCCGACCCTCGATGCCCATGGCCGCTCGATCGACGAGGCCGAAACCCTACTGCTGAACGCGATGCGCGTGAGCGATCTCGAGGCGCTCGACGCCCTCATCGCGGACGAGCTGACCTTCACGCTTCCCGATGGCACCACCATCGGCAAGCAGGACGACCTGGAATCGCACCGGACCAGGGCGACGCGGTTCGAGCGCCTCATCGAGCTCTCCCGCAGCTCCAGCGAGCACGACGACGGAGGAACGACCGAGACCGCCGTCGACGCGGTCATCCGGTGGAACGGCGACCGTATCGAGGCCGCGCTGACCTACACGCGCTCGTGGCGCATCATCGACGGCCGTTGGCAGGTCGTGAGCGGCTCCGCTCGGGCGTCATGA